A section of the Clostridium omnivorum genome encodes:
- a CDS encoding FprA family A-type flavoprotein, with protein sequence MSAIKLRNNIYWVGVKNPELRVFDIIMETKKGTTYNAYLIDDEKVAVVDNVKNGYFDEYLDNIKSIIGDRKVDYIIVQHTELDHSGTMAKLLEVYPDAVVVASKAAIMYSKNIVNKEFKSQEAVGELDLGKTKLKFISAPNLHWPDTIFTYASDSNLLFTCDVTGCHYCPEGDVTENFGDDYFEEMKYYFDVIMGPFKKFVIMALDRIKDLKIDIIAPSHGPIHIEDADKYLKLYREWAITEGIKEKNVQIFYVSAYGNTERMAKYISEKISERGIKTETHEITSKSPDDLIALVEKASGIIIGSPTINQDAVKPVWDMLSLVCAITNRGKVAGAFGSYGWSGEGVQMITERLRSLKFKVVEEGFKFNFVPSEDDLFRAGEFVDEYLELLK encoded by the coding sequence ATGAGTGCTATTAAATTGAGAAATAACATTTATTGGGTTGGTGTAAAGAATCCAGAATTAAGAGTTTTTGATATAATTATGGAGACCAAAAAGGGAACCACCTATAACGCTTATTTAATAGATGATGAAAAAGTTGCTGTTGTAGATAATGTAAAGAATGGATATTTTGATGAGTATCTTGACAACATAAAGAGTATAATAGGTGATAGAAAAGTAGATTACATAATTGTACAGCATACTGAATTAGATCACAGTGGTACAATGGCAAAGCTTCTTGAAGTATATCCAGATGCAGTTGTAGTAGCATCAAAAGCTGCTATTATGTACAGTAAAAACATAGTGAATAAAGAATTTAAAAGTCAAGAGGCAGTAGGTGAACTAGACTTAGGTAAAACAAAATTAAAGTTTATTTCTGCTCCAAATCTACATTGGCCAGATACAATATTTACTTATGCTTCAGATAGTAATTTACTATTTACATGTGATGTTACAGGATGTCATTATTGTCCCGAGGGAGATGTAACTGAAAACTTTGGTGATGACTATTTTGAAGAGATGAAATACTATTTTGATGTAATAATGGGACCATTTAAGAAATTTGTTATAATGGCTTTAGATAGAATAAAGGATTTAAAAATTGATATTATAGCTCCAAGTCACGGCCCAATACATATTGAAGATGCTGATAAGTATTTGAAGCTATATAGGGAATGGGCAATTACCGAAGGTATTAAGGAAAAGAATGTTCAAATTTTTTATGTTTCAGCATATGGGAATACAGAACGAATGGCAAAATATATTTCGGAAAAAATCAGTGAAAGGGGAATAAAAACTGAAACCCATGAAATTACTTCAAAATCACCAGATGATCTAATTGCTTTAGTAGAAAAAGCGTCTGGAATTATTATTGGATCACCTACAATAAATCAGGATGCGGTTAAACCAGTGTGGGATATGCTTTCATTAGTATGTGCTATAACCAATAGAGGAAAGGTTGCAGGTGCATTTGGGTCTTATGGTTGGAGCGGAGAAGGGGTACAAATGATAACAGAGAGACTTAGATCTCTTAAATTTAAGGTTGTAGAAGAGGGCTTTAAGTTTAACTTTGTCCCAAGCGAAGATGATTTATTCAGAGCTGGCGAATTTGTTGATGAATATTTAGAATTACTTAAATAG
- a CDS encoding DUF1292 domain-containing protein: MEEREVMSFLDEQGNKVDFEPVAEIYLDEQKYLILAPIDGDDEDAYVFRVDMEDEKEVLNLVEDDAEFLKVKKEYSKLLYNEE; encoded by the coding sequence ATGGAAGAAAGGGAAGTAATGTCATTCTTAGATGAACAGGGGAATAAAGTTGATTTTGAACCTGTTGCGGAGATATATTTAGATGAACAAAAGTATCTTATTTTAGCACCAATTGATGGGGATGATGAAGATGCTTACGTATTTAGAGTAGATATGGAAGATGAGAAAGAAGTGCTGAATTTAGTAGAGGATGATGCAGAGTTCTTAAAGGTTAAAAAAGAGTATAGCAAGTTATTATATAATGAAGAATAA
- a CDS encoding aspartyl-phosphate phosphatase Spo0E family protein → MEYKLQILIDNIEKLRNLLYNLLTSNNRLTDEKVVDCSQQLDRLLVEYEKYRNNTSPRDAA, encoded by the coding sequence ATGGAATATAAACTTCAAATTCTAATAGATAATATCGAAAAACTTAGAAATTTATTATATAATTTATTAACATCTAATAATCGTTTAACCGATGAAAAAGTAGTTGATTGCAGTCAACAATTAGACAGGCTTTTAGTTGAATATGAAAAGTACAGAAATAATACGTCTCCAAGAGATGCTGCCTAG
- a CDS encoding DUF896 domain-containing protein: protein MDFDEMVKRINFLYKKSQNEGLTDEEKSEQKELRQRYVDNVKRNFRAQLETVERKSTKPLN from the coding sequence ATGGATTTTGATGAAATGGTTAAGAGAATAAATTTTTTATATAAAAAAAGTCAGAACGAGGGCTTAACTGATGAAGAAAAGTCTGAGCAGAAAGAACTAAGACAAAGATATGTTGATAATGTTAAGAGAAACTTTAGGGCTCAATTAGAAACTGTAGAAAGAAAAAGTACAAAGCCTTTAAATTAG
- the hprK gene encoding HPr(Ser) kinase/phosphatase, translated as MAVSVENLIEDLRLEILVQGKANNEISLSDMNRPGLQFAGFYNYFANERVQIVGMAEWSFLDAMQPELRRKRLKKFFQFDTPCIIMSRGLEPHEEFIESAKENNRWVLRTNTITTKFISKLTNYLDDKLAPETRLHGVLVDVYGIGILITGESGIGKSETALELIKRGHRLVADDAVDIKQIDGILHGRAPYITSGMMEVRGMGIIDVPALYGLSSVLNEKTIDLVIHLDQWKEDENYDRLGIDKEYLDILNVPIRNMVVPIRPGRNLAVIIEAAAANFRYSLTSNISPVETINNRIGLS; from the coding sequence ATGGCTGTTAGTGTAGAAAATTTAATTGAAGATTTAAGATTAGAAATTCTTGTTCAAGGAAAAGCAAATAATGAGATAAGCCTAAGTGATATGAATAGACCAGGACTACAGTTTGCTGGATTTTATAATTATTTTGCTAATGAAAGAGTACAAATCGTAGGAATGGCTGAATGGAGTTTTTTAGATGCAATGCAGCCAGAGCTAAGAAGAAAAAGGCTAAAAAAGTTTTTTCAATTTGATACTCCATGCATTATTATGAGTAGAGGACTTGAACCTCATGAAGAGTTTATAGAAAGTGCTAAGGAGAATAATAGATGGGTGCTTAGAACTAATACTATTACAACAAAATTTATAAGTAAGCTAACTAATTATTTAGATGATAAGTTAGCTCCAGAAACTAGACTTCATGGTGTATTAGTTGATGTATATGGAATTGGAATTTTAATAACTGGAGAGAGTGGTATTGGTAAGAGTGAGACAGCTCTAGAACTTATCAAGAGAGGGCACAGATTGGTGGCTGATGATGCAGTAGACATTAAGCAAATAGATGGAATTCTCCATGGTAGAGCACCTTATATTACATCAGGAATGATGGAAGTTAGGGGAATGGGAATTATAGATGTACCTGCATTATATGGATTAAGTTCTGTACTAAATGAAAAAACTATAGATTTAGTTATCCATTTAGATCAATGGAAAGAAGATGAAAACTATGACAGATTAGGTATAGATAAAGAATATTTGGATATACTTAATGTGCCAATTAGAAACATGGTAGTCCCAATAAGACCAGGACGTAACCTTGCTGTTATTATAGAAGCTGCTGCAGCAAACTTTAGATATAGCTTAACATCTAATATTTCTCCAGTTGAAACAATTAATAATAGGATAGGATTGAGTTAA
- a CDS encoding 5-formyltetrahydrofolate cyclo-ligase, producing the protein MNNLDKKQIRNNMKTMRSNLHWNDKAKMDTIIFEKVINSDAYQRSKVIFIYVSYNNEVATHRIIEHGLSNNKVICVPKIISLEQGMKSIRINSFDELRENSMGILEPLYNGIEVKPNEVDLLLMPGLAFDSKGGRLGYGGGFYDKYLRKCRQDSVKIGLCYDFQLIDSVPTSELDELVDEVITN; encoded by the coding sequence ATGAACAATTTAGATAAAAAACAAATAAGGAATAATATGAAGACTATGCGTAGCAATTTGCATTGGAATGATAAAGCAAAGATGGATACAATCATTTTTGAAAAGGTTATCAATAGTGATGCTTATCAAAGGAGCAAGGTTATATTTATATATGTGAGCTATAATAATGAGGTAGCTACCCATAGAATAATTGAACACGGTTTATCTAATAATAAGGTTATATGTGTTCCCAAAATTATTTCACTAGAGCAAGGAATGAAGTCAATTAGAATTAACAGTTTTGATGAACTAAGAGAAAATAGTATGGGAATACTAGAGCCACTTTACAATGGCATAGAAGTTAAACCTAACGAAGTTGATTTGCTGTTAATGCCTGGACTTGCTTTTGATTCAAAAGGAGGCAGACTTGGTTATGGTGGAGGCTTTTATGACAAATATTTAAGAAAATGCCGACAAGATTCTGTTAAAATAGGCTTGTGCTATGATTTTCAATTAATAGATTCAGTACCAACTAGTGAATTAGATGAATTAGTAGATGAAGTTATAACAAATTAA
- a CDS encoding magnesium transporter CorA family protein has protein sequence MRVFDILNNFKEVDKNVDLTKSNYWILVAVEELENIKDLLLLDEEIIYECIDLQQLPKISFFDGYVFIVFNILEYKDKEVISKELNIILSEDYIITVCKEDLSIIEELIEDIKDSKNCFILKEKPIPCILLYYILDRIIVRNYDVISSLEAQADKIEISILKNPKQVQIDELIHLRRQVYKIRKFLNPLRYIGDSLISNDNSIIKQDSLKFFKNLNNKLDKLMMALESLIQNLALVREAFESEIANKTNDLMKVFTIIATIFLPLNLITSMYGMNVKHIPLVGIDYGYYYIVLIMILVSIFMIFLFKKKKWL, from the coding sequence GTGAGGGTATTCGATATATTAAACAATTTTAAAGAAGTGGATAAAAACGTAGATTTAACTAAGAGCAACTATTGGATACTGGTTGCTGTTGAGGAGCTAGAAAATATAAAAGATCTTCTTTTGCTTGATGAAGAAATTATATATGAATGTATTGATTTACAGCAGCTTCCAAAAATTAGTTTTTTCGATGGATATGTATTTATTGTGTTTAATATATTGGAGTACAAAGACAAAGAGGTAATTTCAAAGGAATTAAACATTATTTTGAGTGAGGACTATATAATAACAGTATGTAAAGAGGATTTATCTATAATTGAGGAGCTAATAGAGGATATAAAAGATTCTAAAAACTGTTTTATTCTAAAGGAAAAACCAATTCCTTGTATTCTACTTTATTATATTTTAGATAGGATTATAGTAAGAAATTATGACGTAATATCTTCACTTGAGGCACAAGCAGATAAAATAGAGATAAGTATCTTGAAAAATCCAAAGCAAGTTCAAATAGATGAACTAATTCACTTAAGAAGACAGGTTTATAAAATAAGAAAATTTTTAAATCCGCTTAGGTATATTGGAGACAGTTTGATTAGCAACGATAATTCAATAATAAAACAAGATAGTTTAAAATTTTTTAAAAACCTTAATAATAAGCTTGATAAACTTATGATGGCATTAGAAAGTCTTATTCAGAACTTAGCATTAGTAAGAGAGGCTTTTGAATCTGAAATTGCAAATAAGACAAATGACCTAATGAAAGTATTTACAATAATAGCTACAATTTTTTTACCTCTTAATCTAATAACAAGCATGTATGGAATGAATGTAAAACATATTCCTCTAGTTGGAATAGATTATGGCTATTACTATATTGTGCTAATAATGATATTAGTTTCCATATTTATGATTTTTTTATTTAAAAAAAAGAAATGGTTATAA